A stretch of DNA from Natrinema halophilum:
GACGGCCCATTGTAGACGTGCTCGAGGCCTGCTCCCACTCATCGTTGCGCCCGTCACCGACGATCCGAAGAGATAGAAGCGACTTGGAATGCCCAATCGTCGTGGCCCGGGATGCCATCCTGATACGGAGAAAAGAACGGACGGTACTTGCGCACCGACTCAGTGTGCTGGTTTAGCCGCAACCGGTGCGACCGTGTTCGTGGTCTCGTCTGCCGTCGCTCCATCGTCGGATGAACTGGAGTTACCCGAATCGGTACTGCCGTCCGTTTCGTTGCCGCCAGTCTCGTTCCCACCCGTTTCGTTGCCGCCCGTCTCATTGTTCGGGGGACTCTCGACTTCCTCGAGGGAGACGTCGATCGACTCGCCGTTTACCACTGCAGTCTCGGGGACGGCCGTCTGGCCGCTGTAGTACGTCGGCTCTTGGCCACCGGTCGAGAGGACCGTCGCGGTATAGTTGCCGGTCGCCTCGACGCTACTGTCGGTGTATCCGTCCTCGACGCTGAGTTCGTCGTTCGTCGCGTACGGGACCGTCACCTCGAAGGAGCCATCATCTGCAAGCTCCGCTTGCTGCCTGTAGATGAACGTCCGACCGGTATCGGTCTCGAGTTCGACTGCGACCACCGCCGTTGCGGTACCGGCGTCGATCCCAGCTGCATCGTTGACGCTTCCCGTAATCGTCGCACCTTCGACGCGTTCGAACGTCTTTACCGAGGAAACGACGTGCGCGTCCCACATCGGTGTTCTGAGCCCCTGGAAGACCTGGTTGTTGGTGCGAGCCTGCGTGAGCCCGTCCGAAATTGCTTGCGTCTGATTCGTCCAGCCGGTTTCCCTGAGCCCCACCGAATGGTGTGGCCGAACCTGTCCCCCGACGGCCATACTGCCGACGATCGCGTAATTGTCGTTCTCGTGGACCAACCGATAGTGTTCCATCCCGGTTGCATCCTGGAGATACAGCGACGACATCGTCGTATTGTCGTAGTTCGAGTTCGCGCTTGGCAGCGTTCGTGACTGATTCTCTCCGAGCTGGAACTGCTCGCCACCGTAATAGTGACTGTAATCCGGTCCGGTCCACTCCGTGATCGCGTTGAACTTTCCGCTGGCCATCTGACTGTCGATCATTACGTAGCGCATTTCCTCTTGCTCGCTCGAGTCGTTGCCCGACACCGACTGTCGGAGTTCCTCGGTCGACCGACCGACGACGGGCTGGTCCTCGGAAATACCGTCGAGGATCAGTTCCGCCCGCTCTTCGGACTGGGCAGTCAGGAACGCAGACGACGTTCTGGCGTTCTGCTGGAACGGGTTCGAATGTGGAATCCGCTCCCCCTGTGTCGTTATCAGGTGGCCGTAGTCCCACCACGACATCACACCATAAGCACCCTCGGGGTATTCGTAGTCACCATCACCGGGCGTGTAAGTCCCGTAGTAGTCGAGTTCGTCTCCGTTGTTCGCCCCGCCGTAGTTCCCCGGCGTGGGCGTATTGTCTTTGAGCCAGTGGGTCGACTCCTCCCAGAGCATCGCGTCGGACTGCGGACCCGTCGCCTCCGCGTGATCCCAGGCAGTCGCCTGCGCCAGCGGCGGAAGAAGCGGCGCGAACAGGAGGAGGACGACGAGGAAGACGACGATAACCTGGTAGGTTTCTACCTGCTTGACGGACTCGAGACTGCTCTCGAGATCCAGATCGAAGAGTTGGGCGAGTTCGGAGACGAACGCCGCATTGACGATCGCGACCGCGAGTACGAGGTAATACATGAAGCGGACCTGCGTCGCGGCCATGCTGATCAGGAAGAGTGTCCAGACAATGACGAGCGTGTGTTCGGTGCGATAGTTCCGGCCGAGCAGCGGCCGAATCGCAAGGAAGGCCAGTCCCGCGAGCATCGTGTAGAACGCACTGCCAAACTCGGCGAAGACAGTGTTGAAGAAGTTATCCGGCGGCTGGGCCTCGACGATGGTGAGGGTGCCCGTACTTGGGTTAAGCGGGAGCAAGCGACTAGTGAGGTTTCCAACGAGCGTGTTGAAGAGACTAGGTAGCGCAAGCCACATGACGGCCAAGACAGCGATGATAATGCCCCCGACCGCTGCTGGGTAGTAGTGGCGCTCGAGGCCGCGTTTGTTCCACTCGCGGGCGAGCCAGGCCATAAAGAGACAGCCAGCCGCCACGAAGAGGGCGGCCAGAGGCTGAAGGAAGCTAAAACTCGTCGTGCTGAAACCCGGTTGTTCGATAAGCAGCATCGTCAAAAACGCAGTTAGACCGAAACTCACCACGCCGGTGAAGGCGATATGATCCGGAGAGATTCCGCGGACGTAGTCGAGAATAAGTTGGATGGTAAAGAAGATCCCGAAAATACCGATCAGCAGGATACCAGCAGGCCAGACCCAGATGTACAGTGTCAGTGCAAGGCCAGCAAGTGCGCTATAAATGGCTGGTGTACGGAGAGCGGTCCAGTCTCGGTCGACGACCAGTTCGTAAACCGGTTTTTCACGTTCGCCCACGGTGAGGGCAACCATCATCGCAACGACAGCAATCGCCATGAACAGTACCTCCCCGATGTGGTGATCGAGTTGGCCTACCGTCGAACGCGCGAGGAATTGTCCCTTCGTAAGTGCGAGAACGAGAACTGAGACGATTCCACCGAGCGTTCCCCCGAGGCGCCGTCCCGCATAAAAGACGGGGACTGCTACGAGCGCAGCCATAATCGGGATGGAGAGTAGCGATACCGCATACAGCGTCTCGGCCGATGGGTCGCCGAGGCCGACGATCATCGCCACAGTGACGATGAGCTGGTCGTACAGCGTCCCGAACTGGCCGACGTAGTTGCCGGTCGGGAACCCAGTCCAGACCTCGTAGGGCATCGTGTGGGGATAGTTCTCGGCCGTCCAGTTGATCGTTCGCCAGTGATACCACGAGTCGATCCCCGCGAGTGCAGGTGTGCCGTCGTTGGTAACGAATCGGTCGTACGATTGGGTTCGTACCCAGACCATAAACAGCATCACGAGCCCGATAACGGGAAGGTGATACCAGTCCCGCCACGACTCGAGGACAGAGGTTACAGCCCCCTCCTCAACGTGTTCGGTGTCTGTACTCATTAGGTTGCACCAGACCAAAGCCAAGAATAAGCCTTGTCATATACTCGCGGTTATTTTGGACCGGTCTAGCAACAGATTGGATACGCCGACTGTTCGATTGAGATTACTAACACGGAAGGCGCTCACGGTATTGGGTAGAGTAGCTGGTTTCAGTAGAAACCGTATCTCTGAAGCCATATTTCGGCGGGCGATCTGCGTTCTCTCGCCGCCGACAAGGGCTACGACAAACGAGTGTTCCATGAACTCGATTCAGGCCCATACCCCGCCGTATCTGTGTGTAAGACCGTCTCGAACACGATCAGCACGGACTTGTCGATGTCGTCCACATCCACGGCTTTTTCTACGCCACCGACCGGGAGGAGTTGTTCCAGAGCCCTGGTGGAGGTATCGTTGAATTTCTAAACTACGAGTCATTGCTGGGTAAGTTGATGGCACCGCTCGTCTGGCACCATTCTGGTGCCCGAAGTCCCATGGCCAGCAAAAATGCCCGAAACGAGGGGAAACAGGATGGGAGAGGCCTACCAGAGAAACACCGAGAACGATTACCGTCGATTTAGTAAGTATACTAACATGTTCATCTCAGAACGTTTTGTTTGGACGTGCAGTTCAAAATCGCGAATGCCCTCGAGAATCCTCACCGACATCGAATAGTCAGTATCTGGTGAATACGTCATGGTACTCGAAAGTTTTATCATTTAAAACTGGGGACGGAACAGTATGGAAATACTCGTAATCGGGCTTGACGGTCTTTCGTATAATATGTTGGACCGTTTTGACGTTTCATTTCCCTATTTGGATTCTGTGAGAGAACAGGGAGTTTCCGGTGACTTGATGAGCGTCGACACGCCGACGACGATTCCAGCGTGGACTTCGTTTGCGACGGGAAAGGATCCCGGCAGTCACGGTGTCCACAATATGAATCAGGTGTCAAGCGAGTACGAGTACGGGCCAGTGAAACCTAATACGAGTGATGCAGCAGTGTACGATTTTCTCGACGACGCTCTCTTTCTCAATCTTCCAGCCTCCACAGGTCGTATTCCCTGCGCAGACGGTACGCTCGTCGAGTCGTCGTTGCTCGAGAAGACGAAAGCGGAGATGGTCCCCGAACCGTTGCGCGACCTCGATACCTACGAGGCGTACAATCCGATGCACGACCACTCGAAGAAGCAGCGACCGAACGTCTACCGTGACCACCTCCGTGACATTATCGCGTCTCGGGAGCGGTTCGCGCGGGAAGCCTTCGAGACGCACGACCCGCGGTTCGGCTTCGTACTGTTCTCGGCAACTGACTGGGCCGGACATATGCTCTCGAAGCTCACTTCCGAGGCAAAACGCGAAGAATTCTATCGAACAATTGTCGAAGACATCGGCAAAGCAGTCGAAGAACTCGCCGAGTTGGGGGAAAACGTCGTGCTGATGAGTGACCACGGCTTCGAGTACAAACACCATACGATCCACCTCGCTGACTGGCTACACGAACAGGGCTACCTCTCAGTAACCTCAAACGACGATAGCAAGAGTCACGGTGTCGTCGACCGCCTCGCTGACCGAACGGTTGAATTCGGTGTATCGACCGCACAATCGTTGTCGAGACGGTCCGATCGACTCTACGACTTCTTCCGGTTAGTCCACAACCGGCTCCTCGGGAGCGGCCTCGGCGACCGGATTCACGAGGCCTCGACGCCGGACGTCGACTACCCCGAATCGACAGCGTGGCAGCTCCGGTACGGCTGTCTATACCTCAACGACGACCGCTTCGAAAGTCCGAAGGTGAGTGCCGACGAACGGGAGCAACTCCAGCGCGAGCTCGTCTCCGGCCTCCGTGAGCTGACCGTCGACGGCGAGCGGATCTTTCGTGACGTACTCACTCCCGAGGAGGCCTATGCCGACCCCAGCACCGAGATGCCAGACGTGATCTCACGGCCTGCATCCGGCTACCACGCGATCACCCACTGGTCACCGACCGGCGGCTACACGAGTCCGACCGAGAACTTCGAACACAGATACCGTGGTCTCATCGCTGCCACGGGACCGCTATTCGGCACTGGCGAAATCGAGGGAATGTCTATCGTTGATTTGCTACCGTCGCTGCTCGCGGCGATGGGTGAGCCGCTCTCGCCGGAATTCGACGGAACGGTCCAGTCCGAACTGCTAGCGGACGAGCCGGCTGTCGAGTACCTCGATTCGGATGCGATTCCAACTCCACAGGTGCGAGGCGAGAGCCGAGCAGAGCAGGCAGAGCGCGAGGCGGTCGTCGAGGAGCGACTTGCCGACCTCGGGTATATGGAGTGACGCTCTCGACGTTCAGTCTCCGCCGAGAACCACTCGGCGTTGACCCGACGACCACTGCCATCCCATCCATCAACCACTACTGGCTCACCTCGCAGAGCTTATAGGTGGGCGTCAGAAGAGGTACTAGCGACAACCGCATGGTCAACGAGTCAGAGTTCGAGTCGATACAGAGTCGTAGCCAGCAGCCACACGAAGCCGTCGACCTGGAAACAGTGTTCGAGTCGGCATCGGTCGTCATTCCGACCGCACGGGAGCGAAACTTCACGGCCGAAAGCCTCCCGAGCTGGATTGATCCGATTATCGCCACCGAGGAGGGTCTCAACGTCGCTCGAAACCGGGGGATCGAACGGGCCGACGGAGAGTGGATCGTCCTCGTCGACGACGATGTGACGTTCCCGACTCGACTCACTGCGTGGCTGATCGACAGCATGCATCCGCTACATCTGGCCGGACTCGAAGACTACTGGCCGATGGACGGCATCCTCGGCCGGTATATGGTGTTCCACAGATCGCTCTGGGAGCAGATCGGCGGTTTCGACGAGTCGAGACCACACGGTGGGGACACGGATTTCGTCATCCGATGTCGGAACACCGGTGCATCGGTCGTGCGACTCCCCCGTCGGCTGATTCCCCACCATGATGCCGCCGGGGAGTTTACTACGACCCAACACGTCGAGTGGCTGTGGTATCTCGTCCGACGACACCCACGTCAGATGGTGCCGAAGGCGGCGAAACTCCTACTGCGGAAACTCGGACTCCTCTCGCCACGCCGTGGCACGTACCCCGACGGCTGGGAAAGTGCTGTCTGGCGCGTCCCCGAGGAGGGTGACGAAGAATGACGAACGTCCTGCTGATCGTTATGGACAGCGTTCGTGCGAGAAACACCTCCCTGCACGGCCACACACACGAAACGACACCGTATCTGTCCGAACTCGCCAACGAGGCTACCGTCTACGAACAGGCCCGCAGCCCAGGAACGTGGAGTCTTCCCAGCCACACGAGCATCTTTACTGGGTTCCACGTCCTCGAGCACGGAATCACGCGGGCGCGACACAAACTCGAACCCGGTCACACGATCTTCGAAGAACTCAACGACAACGGGTATACGACGGGTGTGTTCTCCGAAAATACGTGGATCACCGATATGGACTGTGGACTCCGTGATGCGTTCGACACCGTCGAGGGGGCTCGGAACCTCCTGTTCCCAGACGCTATCGATCCCTCGAACTTCGTGCTCTCGGAGGGACAGGGACAGTACACGCAATTCCTCCGTCGCTGTCTCGACCGCGATGACACGCTTCAATCACTCGCCAACGGTGCGTTCACAAAACTCGCGTGGGACTATCCGCAACTACTGCCGGATCGGTTCACCTCCTCGACGCCAGCCGAGGTGTACGGCGATCTATTCCTCGACTGGCAGGCCGAGCAGTCGGGACCGTGGGCAGCGACGATTAACTTCATGGACGCCCACCTGCCGTACCTCCCGGACGCGGAGCACGACAAATGGGGCGGCAAGCGTCTCCGGGCGCTCCAAGACGAGATGGACGATCAGGTCTGGGAGTTCAACGGCGGAAAGCGACCGTGGTGGCAACGGAAGGCCCTGGAGGGGCTGTACGACGGGACGATCCACCAGATGGACACACAGATCGAACGGATCGTTCGAAGGCTCCGTGAGCGCGGCGTCCTCGACGATACCCTGCTCGTGGTTACCAGCGACCATGGCGAAGGATTCGGCGAACCGAGCCGTATCCGTGGTGACCGAGACAGCCCACAGCCGAACGCACGCGTCGCCGCCCACGGTGCCGGAATCCACGAAGTGCTCTGTCACGTCCCGCTGCTCGTCCGCCCGCCGGGCGGTGGTGTCGGCGACCGCGTCGACGAACCGGCGACGCTCACCCAGTTCCCGACCGTGGTAAGGGAAACGCTCGCAGGCACCGCGGCGTCGTTCATCCCCGACGAGCCGGTCGTGGTTTCCTCACACGGCCTCGAAGAGCCGATGGAGGAACGGGCGTCTCGGTATGCCGGTGATCTCTACCGGTTCAACGGTGACTGTCGAGCGGTGTACGAGTCCGACGGGGAGACGGTTCGCAAGTTCCTCTCGTGGCGTGACAAGCGGCGACGAGTCGATGTCGCCGATGCGTTCGCGTCCTGGCTCGCGTCGGATTCGGACGACGACGTCGTCGACGAGCGATGCGACTCGATAACGGATCGTGGCGTGCGAAGGGACTCCGATGCCGAAGTCGACGATGCGACTCAGAAGCGACTCGAGGACCTGGGGTATATGTGACAGATGCATACAATATGTGGGAAATCGTTGATAAAACCGAGCAGCCATGGTTGTATTGGTAGATGTAGCCTCAATACGGATGAATCACAGCACTTGTTACGTTTCAGCTCAGGGTGATAAACGATGATCCAACCACACGGCAACACTCTCGTCGACAGGGTCGTCACTCCACAGAGGGCCGAAGAGATACAGACCGGTTTTGACGACCTCTTTACTGTCGAACTCGACTGGAACCTCTTTTTCGACTTCGCAAACCTCGCCCAGGGCGTCTACAGCCCGCTCAATGGGTTCATGTCTCGCAACGACTTTATGAAAGTTGTCAACGATATTACGCTCGAAAGCGGCGTCCCATGGCCGCTTCCGGTCGTCCTCGATGTCGACGCCGAAACGGCAAACGATGTCAAGCCAGGCGAGAGGATCGGGATCACAGTATCTAACGGGACACCTGTCGGGATTTTAGACGTTGATACCGTCTACCGCTACAACGAAGACGAGGTCTGTACTCAACTGTTCGGAACCACCGACGACGACCACCCCGGCGTGCGGACCATCCAGTCGAAGGCGCCGTTCTTCATTGGTGGGCCGATCAAAGCGTTTCCGGATGCGATCACCCGGCGGGGAGACCACGACCTCACACCAAAGGAAACGCGCGTCCTGTTCAAAAAACACGGCTGGGATACGGTCGTCGGCTTCCAGACGCGGAACGTTCCCCACCGTGCGCACGAGTATCTGCAGAAATCGGCTCTCGAGCACGTCGACGGGCTTCTAATCCAACCCAAGATCGGAGAAAAGAAATCGGGTGATTACATGAACGGAGCTATTTTGCAAGGGTACCGAACGCTAATCGATAACTACTATCCGACCGACAGGGTTGCACTTGCGATGTTCAAGTCCAGAATGTGGTACGCCGGGCCACGAGAGGCCATATTCGATTCGATTGTTCGTAAAAACTATGGTTGTACCCACTTCATTATCGGACGAGACCATGCAGGCGTCGGGAACTACTACGGCGATTTTGAAGCACAAGAACTGTTCGACGCCGTCGGCAATATCGGGATTGAACCGTTGTATTACCACTATGCCTTCTACTGTCATATTTGTGATGGTATCGTCTCGGAGAAAATTTGTCCACACGACAACGAATACCACCTCGAGCCGAGCGGTACGAAACTCCGAAATATGCTGTCCGACGGGAAAAAACCGCCCGCAGAATTGATGCGACCGGAAGTTGCCGAAACCGTATTAACACTTGGCGACGTATTTGTCGAAAACTAATGTTTACACTTTGGTTTATGGGTCGGCCCTCAGCAGGGAAATCTACTCTGGCGAGCCATGTCGAGGACCAACTTGTCGAAGCCGGCTATCCGATCGAAAATCTCGATGGAGATGACATTCGGAAACACCTCCACCCTGATCTTGGGTTCTCTCGAGAGGACAGGCGAACAAACAATCGGCGAACTGCGTACATCGCAAAACTGCTCAATCGTAACGATATCCCTGTTATTGTCGGGATGATTACCCCGTTCCGTGACTCCCAGGAACAGGCCCGCGACATTATCGAAGACGAGGGGGAGTTCGTCCAAATTTATGTGAAGTGCTCCGTTGAGGCCGCCGAAGAGCGCGACCCGAAAGGGCTCTACCAACAGGCTCGCGAGAAAAACATCGAAAAGTTCACCGGTGTGAACCACCCGTTCCAGGAACCGCTCAATCCTGAGATCATCGTCGACACCGAAGCGCAGTCCATCGACGACTGTGTCGACGACGTAATGACGCAACTGGAGACACTCGGTGTGCTCGATGAGCGTCTCGACGACGACTACTCGTTTTCGATCACCCGCTCGGAAGAACAGGACATCACCGAACGACTCGAAGAACTCGGCTATCTCGAAGAGTAAACGACAGCGATCTCAGGCAGAGCGATCGGAGTCGGCAAGTGGATCAGCGGTCGTGATGAGTCCACAGGCCTCGAACTCTTCGAGATAGCTTCTGACAAACTCGTAGTCAAGGTCGAACTTGTCGGCAATATCGAAGGCGGTGTGTTCTCCATCGAGGTAGCGCAGAATTCGGTGGCGAAATTCGTGGATGTTCCCCGTGTCCCTCGCCTCGATCTCGTTGGGATCGATATACAGATCGTACTTCGGATTTGCGAGACTCGGCATCCCCTCGAAGGTCCGCATCGGAACGAAGTCCGATTCCAGTACTTCGATTACCCGTTCGAGATACGAACAGTAACGTTCGAGCCGATGCTCCGAGATGATCTCCGGGTTGTCGAAATGTGTGTGATATTCTTCGTAGGGGAACCGTGTGACAGATACTGTCGGAATCTCGAACCCTGGCGATTCGAAGACTATCTCGTCGTTGCCGATCTGACTCCGGAATGGCCCTACTTCACCGTCGTCGACAGTCCTATTCAGCACGTAGGTTGCAACCCGGTCGAGCCTTGTCTCGCCGGTAAAAGTTCGCTGGAGCAGGATTCGGTTATCGTTGCCCGGCATTTCGAGGAAGATTCCGTACTGGACGTCGTCAATCTTGTCGCCGTTTGTAGCAAAATACGCTGCAGAACCGACCAACTCCTGGACGATGAGAAACGTATACGAATAGGTAAGCGACTCCCGCTGCTGGAGGCGGTTCATCAGCTCACAGCCAACAGCGACCCCGGCGAGATCGTCATTTGCCATCCCTGTATGATCGAGGTGGGCTGCCAGCAGGATCGTTTCGTCGCGCTGGCCCTCGATGTGGTGTTCGCCCACCAGCATTTCGTCATCTTCGAACTCTGTTTCGATACAGACCTCGTACGTCTCGCTATCGAGGGAATCGACAGTCTCCTGACGGGCACAGAACCCCCACTCGCTGTCCCACGGGCGGTAGTTCTGTCGGAAGTGCCACGGGATCGCATCCGACATCTCCGAGTGGGTGTGAACGTGATCGAGGAGTTCCGACTTCGTGATCGTGGCCTCGAATGGCTCAGAGTAGGAGATCAGATGCAGCGGGTGGTCGTCGTAATCAATAATTCGGTCGCCATCGACCGCAACGTACGCGTCATTGACGGACCATTTCTGTGGAACGACCCACGAATCCCAGATTTCGGTGCCGCTTTCGTAGGCGTGGATATCGAGATTGAGTTTGTACTCGTCTATATAGTCGAGACACTGTTCGTAGTCATCGGTGACGAATCCGCGATTAGTCAGGTACAACTCTTCGACGAGTTCTTTCATCGGTTAGTACCTGTAAGTCGTTCGACGGCAGCTCGGCAGTCGGCCGCAAGCTCCGGTTCGAGAAAGAAACTTCGATGGAGACGGCTGTCGAGACTCGCAAAGAGCTCGTCGTCAGCCTGAAGCAGTCGGTGCCGAGCCTCCTCCTGACCGAGCGTTCCGGTTGTCTCGGCAGCCGTCGACTCGCCGTCGTATGCCAGTATCCACTCTGCGAGTTCGTCGGTCGGGATGGTGGGCGGATCGAGTAGCTCCGCGTCGGTGAAGCCCGTCTCTGAGACGTACTTGTGTTCGTAGTCGAACAACGCCATCTCGGAGAAACACAACCGCTCGATGTAGCTGACCACGCGCTCGTTGAGTTCCTGTTCCCACTTCCGAACCGAATCGGTGTTGAACGACGGCTCTTCATCTTCATACGACGTGTTCTGGATCCATGGCTCGCCGCGGCCGTCGGTGAATTCGCCAGGGTTTAGGATCGATTTATCGAGTTCAATGTCGAGGAAATCACACATTCGCCGCGACGTTTCCTCCGGCGTCGTGACGAGGTCCTCGTATCGAACCACGAGCACGTCGTCGGAGAGACGCTCGTCGTGTGTCGCATACTGGTGGGTGAGCAGTGCCAGTTTCCGCCACTGGCGAGCGAGGAACAGCCACGGATATTTCGCGTCACGGCTATATTTCGAAGCACAGACGGCTCGCGGATCTCGAACCACGAGAACGAATTTGCTGTCAGGAACCGCATCTTTCACCGCTGGTGCAAATTCTGTCGTCCACACCTCCTTCGTTCCGATCCACGCTTCGTCGCCGGTTCCGTACTGGGCCGGAACTTCCGCAAGTAGTTGCTCAAAGACATCCGAGAAGGTATCTCCGGTCGTGTGCTCTGGGCCGAGTGCGTTAGCAATGTAGGGAGAGAACGGTTCACAGTGGTCGACAATACGAGACGCCAGTTCTTCGGAATCGCGGTCGAAAGTCCTCTCGAACGTGGTTGACTGTATAGCGTCGTACAGACCGAGTGCTTTCTCGTCCGCAAAATATGCACCCAACGGATCGTAGGGCTCAAAGTCGACGCTTTGCTCGGCGGCGACCGAATCCCGTACTGCATTGTAAAACGGACGAATCGGATCCGAGGCACAGACGATATCTTCGTGTGTGTCAAGCATCCGAGCTAAAAGCGTCGTTCCGGACCGAAACATTCCAAAAACGAACAAATGGCCCCTCATATATGGTATTTTATACTAATTCAGCTCTTAAAAGCATTTTGAGATCGGGGCCAGTGTAAACCCAGTTACAAGTAAGGGAAAGCGATGGCTGTTGGAGAATGATATACCATAACTAATTGTAAGATTTTCTTATCTAATTTCCAGTTATCACCATAGAAAGTCGGCAGCTCGTCTCCAGACGATCGCTACAAAACATCGTCAATCCAACATATTCGGCTCAATCGTCGAATAATGAGTCAAACGACCCAAGGAGGCGGGTGATTCAGAATTTTGTTAATTACTGTTTGTGACCGTGTGAAACTGCCAGGCATTCAGGACATTATAATGTAGGACGGTTCACATTGTCGATGAGTTTATCAACTATTTTTATAATTTCATGTTATGGACTACTACAGACGTTGTGTATATCCAAGAAATACACAACCGACTATAGAGTTCGATGATACGAGTGTATGTTCGGGTTGCCGATGGGAAGAACACAAACACAAAATTGACTGGGAAGCCCGCGAAGTCCGACTCAGAGAAATCCTCGAGGAATACAAACAGATCGCAGACAAACGAAACAACGAATACGATTGTATTGTCGGCGTGTCAGGTGGAAAAGACAGCCACTAGATCGTATATACGCTCACCGAAAAATACGACATGAACCCGCTTCTCGTCACGTACAATCATGGATACAATTCGGAAGTTGGCCTCCGAAACCTGCGTAATTTAGTTAGGCAATCCAACTGCGATCTGATTCGGTGTACGTCGAAACCGGACACTGTTCGGGAGATCAGTCGGTATATGCTGAAAGAAGACGGTGATATTACGTGGCCGTACCACGCGGGATTAACGGCATTCCCATTGCAGATTGCGATCAAAAACGACATGCCACTCCAGATATTCGGCGAAGGTCAGACACCACCAGAGGAGCTACAGCTGGACGATCTGGATGCGTTGCCTGAAGTGAGTTCGGAGACGATAGAGAACCGTCTTCACGGCCAGAGGCCGAAGAAATGCTCGACAATCCTTACGTCGATGTAACCATAACGACCTGTCTCCGTACATCGTGCCAGCCGAGGCGGAATTCGAATCTGTCGGGTTCAGATGGATTTATCTCGGCAGCTATATCAAGTGGGACAAGTTGAAACAGACCCGACTCCTTGTCAAAGAGTATGACTTCGAGATGAACCGAACAAACGTGAACGTACCTTCAACCAGTACGAACATATCGACAATCATACGAACGTAGTACACGGCTATCTAAAATTCCTGAAATACGGATACGGACGTGCAACCGATCACGCTCACCATGAAGTGACTGCAGGTCGGATGTCACGCGAGGAGGCGATTGATCTCGTCGAACAATGGGATCCAATCCGGCAAGACAGTCTCGATTTCTATCTCGACTACCTTGAGATCACTGAAGAGGAGTTCATGGACGCCATCGAACCGATGCGTGACGAGCGAATATGGGAAAAACAGGACAGAGTGGCAACGAACTGACTCCATCGGACATCACAAAGACGACGCAGGTGTCGATGATGTTCGGTTGAACCTTGTTCCGCCGGAAGACCGGACGTTCGGTGAGAACAATACAGGGTTCTATTACTCTGAGGAGTTAGAACCAAAACAATCAGACAATCCCCTTCGTTACACTTGAGGACAACTCGACGTTCACTATCTTTTAAACAGTGGTTCGATGATCAACGATCAAATCCGGACAAGGATGCCAAACACCACGTAAGAAATTGACTCGCGAGATACTCCATTGGAATAATCGACCAAGATGCATATTTGCGTGCAAACAAGCAGAGGTATGCCAAACATTAAAATAAACGAAACGA
This window harbors:
- a CDS encoding oligosaccharyl transferase, archaeosortase A system-associated, with the translated sequence MSTDTEHVEEGAVTSVLESWRDWYHLPVIGLVMLFMVWVRTQSYDRFVTNDGTPALAGIDSWYHWRTINWTAENYPHTMPYEVWTGFPTGNYVGQFGTLYDQLIVTVAMIVGLGDPSAETLYAVSLLSIPIMAALVAVPVFYAGRRLGGTLGGIVSVLVLALTKGQFLARSTVGQLDHHIGEVLFMAIAVVAMMVALTVGEREKPVYELVVDRDWTALRTPAIYSALAGLALTLYIWVWPAGILLIGIFGIFFTIQLILDYVRGISPDHIAFTGVVSFGLTAFLTMLLIEQPGFSTTSFSFLQPLAALFVAAGCLFMAWLAREWNKRGLERHYYPAAVGGIIIAVLAVMWLALPSLFNTLVGNLTSRLLPLNPSTGTLTIVEAQPPDNFFNTVFAEFGSAFYTMLAGLAFLAIRPLLGRNYRTEHTLVIVWTLFLISMAATQVRFMYYLVLAVAIVNAAFVSELAQLFDLDLESSLESVKQVETYQVIVVFLVVLLLFAPLLPPLAQATAWDHAEATGPQSDAMLWEESTHWLKDNTPTPGNYGGANNGDELDYYGTYTPGDGDYEYPEGAYGVMSWWDYGHLITTQGERIPHSNPFQQNARTSSAFLTAQSEERAELILDGISEDQPVVGRSTEELRQSVSGNDSSEQEEMRYVMIDSQMASGKFNAITEWTGPDYSHYYGGEQFQLGENQSRTLPSANSNYDNTTMSSLYLQDATGMEHYRLVHENDNYAIVGSMAVGGQVRPHHSVGLRETGWTNQTQAISDGLTQARTNNQVFQGLRTPMWDAHVVSSVKTFERVEGATITGSVNDAAGIDAGTATAVVAVELETDTGRTFIYRQQAELADDGSFEVTVPYATNDELSVEDGYTDSSVEATGNYTATVLSTGGQEPTYYSGQTAVPETAVVNGESIDVSLEEVESPPNNETGGNETGGNETGGNETDGSTDSGNSSSSDDGATADETTNTVAPVAAKPAH
- a CDS encoding alkaline phosphatase family protein, which translates into the protein MEILVIGLDGLSYNMLDRFDVSFPYLDSVREQGVSGDLMSVDTPTTIPAWTSFATGKDPGSHGVHNMNQVSSEYEYGPVKPNTSDAAVYDFLDDALFLNLPASTGRIPCADGTLVESSLLEKTKAEMVPEPLRDLDTYEAYNPMHDHSKKQRPNVYRDHLRDIIASRERFAREAFETHDPRFGFVLFSATDWAGHMLSKLTSEAKREEFYRTIVEDIGKAVEELAELGENVVLMSDHGFEYKHHTIHLADWLHEQGYLSVTSNDDSKSHGVVDRLADRTVEFGVSTAQSLSRRSDRLYDFFRLVHNRLLGSGLGDRIHEASTPDVDYPESTAWQLRYGCLYLNDDRFESPKVSADEREQLQRELVSGLRELTVDGERIFRDVLTPEEAYADPSTEMPDVISRPASGYHAITHWSPTGGYTSPTENFEHRYRGLIAATGPLFGTGEIEGMSIVDLLPSLLAAMGEPLSPEFDGTVQSELLADEPAVEYLDSDAIPTPQVRGESRAEQAEREAVVEERLADLGYME
- a CDS encoding glycosyltransferase family 2 protein, with the protein product MVNESEFESIQSRSQQPHEAVDLETVFESASVVIPTARERNFTAESLPSWIDPIIATEEGLNVARNRGIERADGEWIVLVDDDVTFPTRLTAWLIDSMHPLHLAGLEDYWPMDGILGRYMVFHRSLWEQIGGFDESRPHGGDTDFVIRCRNTGASVVRLPRRLIPHHDAAGEFTTTQHVEWLWYLVRRHPRQMVPKAAKLLLRKLGLLSPRRGTYPDGWESAVWRVPEEGDEE